A stretch of Mucilaginibacter terrae DNA encodes these proteins:
- a CDS encoding PhoH family protein has translation MNELKISIDHINPAVLWGPNNDHFEIIKKQYPKLKIVARGSEVKVLGDEQELSLFNEKFSYLLQHVEKHDNLAITDLERILGAKNLQPKPAEAQAEKPGSTGEVIVFGHNGIMVKARTANQRRMVDSIVKNDIVLAIGPAGTGKTYTAVALAVRALKNKEIKRIILTRPAVEAGENLGFLPGDLKEKIDPYLRPLYDALDDMIPPEKLKTYLENRTIEIAPLAFMRGRTLDNCFVILDEAQNATDMQLKMFLTRMGPSAKFIVTGDVTQIDLPKKQQSGLHTALRILPDIKGIEIIYLSGEDVVRHKLVRKILEAYGDIQ, from the coding sequence TTGAACGAACTAAAAATATCAATCGACCACATAAACCCCGCGGTGTTGTGGGGGCCAAATAATGATCACTTTGAGATTATTAAGAAGCAATACCCTAAGCTTAAAATAGTTGCGCGTGGCAGCGAAGTAAAGGTTTTGGGCGATGAGCAGGAGCTATCCTTGTTTAACGAGAAATTCAGCTACCTGTTGCAGCACGTTGAAAAACACGACAACCTGGCCATTACCGACCTTGAACGCATACTGGGCGCTAAAAACCTACAACCCAAACCAGCCGAAGCACAAGCCGAAAAGCCCGGAAGCACCGGCGAGGTAATCGTATTTGGCCATAACGGTATTATGGTAAAGGCCCGCACGGCCAACCAGCGCCGAATGGTAGATAGTATTGTAAAAAACGATATTGTGCTGGCTATTGGTCCGGCTGGTACGGGTAAAACCTATACGGCGGTAGCATTGGCGGTTAGGGCGTTAAAAAATAAGGAGATCAAACGCATCATCCTTACCCGCCCGGCGGTTGAGGCTGGCGAAAACCTCGGCTTTTTACCCGGCGACTTAAAAGAAAAGATTGACCCGTACCTGCGCCCGCTTTATGATGCGTTGGACGATATGATACCGCCCGAAAAGCTGAAAACCTATTTAGAGAACCGAACCATCGAAATTGCGCCGCTTGCCTTTATGCGCGGCCGTACCCTCGATAACTGCTTTGTAATATTGGATGAGGCGCAAAACGCTACCGATATGCAGCTCAAAATGTTTTTAACCCGTATGGGGCCATCGGCAAAATTTATTGTAACCGGCGACGTTACCCAAATTGACTTGCCCAAAAAGCAGCAATCGGGCCTGCACACCGCCCTGCGCATTTTACCCGATATTAAAGGCATCGAAATTATTTACCTGAGCGGCGAAGACGTGGTGCGCCACAAACTGGTACGCAAAATTTTGGAAGCTTACGGTGATATACAGTAA
- a CDS encoding phosphoribosylaminoimidazolesuccinocarboxamide synthase has protein sequence MEAIKQTHYNFPGQTAFYKGKVRDVYTIEDKYLVMVVSDRISAFDVVLPEPIPFKGQVLNQIAATFLEATADIVPNWVVTVPDPSVTIGRMCEPFKVEMVIRGYLAGHAAREYTAGKRTLCGVALPEGLKENDKLPEPIITPTTKASVGHDEDISREDILAKGIVSEEDYLRLEQYTRALYARGTQIAAERGLILVDTKYEFGKADGKIFLIDEIHTPDSSRYFYSEGYAERQASGEPQKQLSKEFVRKWLIENGFQGKDGQTVPVMTPEIVKSISDRYIELYEQITGKTFVKPANGEVLKRVEDAVNLSLKTL, from the coding sequence ATGGAAGCTATAAAACAAACGCATTATAATTTTCCGGGCCAAACGGCCTTTTACAAGGGTAAGGTACGCGATGTATATACCATTGAAGATAAATACCTGGTGATGGTGGTGTCTGACCGTATTTCGGCCTTTGATGTGGTACTGCCCGAGCCTATTCCTTTTAAAGGACAGGTGCTTAACCAGATAGCCGCTACTTTTTTAGAGGCCACTGCCGATATTGTACCTAACTGGGTGGTAACCGTGCCCGATCCAAGCGTAACTATTGGCCGTATGTGCGAGCCCTTTAAGGTAGAAATGGTTATACGGGGTTATTTGGCAGGTCATGCTGCGCGTGAATACACCGCTGGTAAACGTACGCTTTGCGGTGTAGCCCTGCCCGAAGGTTTAAAAGAGAACGATAAACTGCCCGAGCCAATCATTACCCCAACCACCAAAGCATCGGTAGGGCATGATGAGGATATATCGCGCGAGGACATTTTAGCTAAAGGTATTGTAAGCGAAGAAGATTACTTGCGGTTAGAGCAATACACCCGTGCCTTGTATGCCCGCGGTACGCAAATTGCTGCCGAACGCGGCCTTATTTTGGTAGATACCAAGTATGAGTTTGGCAAGGCCGATGGCAAAATTTTCCTGATCGATGAAATTCATACGCCTGACTCATCGCGGTATTTTTACAGCGAAGGTTATGCCGAACGCCAGGCAAGCGGCGAACCGCAAAAACAGCTGAGTAAAGAGTTTGTAAGGAAGTGGTTAATTGAAAACGGCTTTCAGGGTAAAGACGGGCAAACTGTACCTGTTATGACGCCCGAAATTGTAAAGTCGATATCAGATAGGTACATTGAACTGTACGAGCAAATAACCGGTAAAACCTTTGTTAAGCCTGCAAACGGCGAGGTTTTAAAACGCGTGGAAGACGCGGTAAACCTTTCGCTCAAAACTTTGTAA
- a CDS encoding STAS domain-containing protein — protein MKFTVDKHEKYVLIKLNESKLNSLITPQLKSELILINTEGQRNIILDLCQVKFADSSGLSSLLVGHRLCKNAEGSFILTCLNDAVARLISISQLDNVLTIVPTPEEAIDHVFMEEIEKELKKEAK, from the coding sequence ATGAAATTCACTGTTGATAAGCATGAGAAGTATGTGTTGATTAAGCTAAACGAATCAAAGCTGAATTCATTGATCACTCCTCAACTTAAATCTGAACTGATCCTTATTAACACCGAGGGTCAGCGTAATATAATACTGGATCTTTGCCAGGTTAAATTTGCCGATTCATCGGGCTTGAGCAGCCTGTTGGTTGGTCACCGTTTGTGCAAAAATGCCGAAGGCAGCTTTATTTTAACCTGCCTTAATGATGCGGTTGCCCGTTTGATCAGTATTTCACAATTGGATAACGTTTTAACCATCGTTCCAACTCCAGAAGAAGCTATCGACCATGTATTTATGGAAGAGATAGAAAAAGAATTGAAAAAAGAAGCAAAATAA
- a CDS encoding ribonuclease Z — protein MKFEVTILGSSSATPIFNRNPTAQVLNINERLYLIDCGEGTQQQMLRFDVKSSRIDHIFISHLHGDHYLGLIGLVSSMHLNGRVKPLKLYGPAPLLEIIHVQFKYSETVLNYEIEFVPTDASAPQVILENQDIIVESIPLDHRIATTGFLFKQKKRLRKIIKSRVEELNIAVEHYPTLKRGEDYTAPDGKRYKNEELTTDSEQPKCYAYCSDTIYNERYFEQIKNADLLYHEATFLHNMLDRANKTFHTTAWQAGQVAAQTGAKALLIGHFSARYKSLVELLDEARSVFPATELAIEGTTFQVGEDMA, from the coding sequence ATGAAGTTTGAGGTAACCATACTTGGAAGCAGTTCTGCAACCCCCATATTTAACAGAAATCCTACGGCACAGGTGCTCAACATAAACGAGCGCCTGTACCTTATAGACTGCGGTGAGGGCACACAGCAGCAAATGCTGCGCTTTGATGTTAAATCCAGCCGCATCGATCATATCTTTATCAGCCACTTACACGGCGATCATTACTTGGGTCTTATTGGTTTAGTATCGTCCATGCACTTAAACGGGCGTGTAAAGCCTTTAAAGCTGTATGGCCCGGCGCCCCTGCTCGAAATTATTCATGTTCAGTTTAAATACTCCGAAACGGTGCTTAATTACGAAATTGAATTTGTACCTACCGATGCATCGGCCCCGCAGGTTATTTTAGAAAATCAGGACATTATTGTAGAAAGCATCCCGCTCGATCATCGTATTGCCACTACCGGCTTTTTGTTTAAGCAAAAAAAACGGTTACGTAAAATTATTAAAAGCAGGGTAGAGGAACTGAACATTGCGGTTGAGCATTACCCAACCTTAAAGCGTGGCGAAGATTATACTGCGCCTGATGGTAAGCGGTACAAAAATGAGGAACTGACCACCGATTCGGAACAGCCCAAATGTTACGCTTATTGCTCTGATACCATTTACAACGAACGTTATTTTGAGCAAATAAAAAATGCCGACCTGCTATATCATGAGGCCACATTTTTGCACAACATGCTCGACCGTGCCAATAAAACCTTTCATACCACTGCCTGGCAGGCTGGGCAGGTAGCCGCACAAACCGGCGCTAAAGCGCTGCTCATCGGCCATTTTTCAGCACGTTACAAAAGCTTAGTTGAATTGCTGGATGAAGCACGAAGTGTATTCCCAGCTACCGAACTGGCTATTGAAGGCACTACCTTTCAGGTGGGTGAAGATATGGCTTAA
- a CDS encoding GIY-YIG nuclease family protein has translation MWNYNFFVYITTNPTLTAFYVGVTNDHERRLAEHFANKGNPDTHAGKYYCCNLIFYERHTNIEHAISREKEIKKWRREKKIELIKSINPEIKFLNDEIKS, from the coding sequence ATGTGGAATTACAATTTCTTCGTTTACATAACTACTAATCCCACCTTAACTGCATTTTACGTTGGCGTTACAAATGACCATGAGCGACGCTTAGCCGAGCATTTTGCCAATAAGGGTAATCCAGATACACACGCCGGCAAATACTATTGTTGTAATTTGATATTCTATGAACGCCATACTAATATTGAACACGCTATTAGTCGCGAAAAAGAAATCAAAAAGTGGCGTAGAGAAAAAAAGATTGAATTGATCAAAAGCATCAATCCTGAAATAAAGTTTTTAAATGATGAGATTAAGAGTTGA
- a CDS encoding dihydrolipoamide acetyltransferase family protein produces MAKYQLLLPKMGESVAEATVINWLKNPGDKIEADDIVVEIATDKVDSEVPSPVSGTLLEVLYQKDEVAQVGSPIAIIEIEGEAEESTQQQETPVQQPTETPQAEQVEEPVRDPEPVPEVEIAENIPGLEQLPKFDAPVAPTVQSGGLRFYSPLVRNIATQEGITQQELDSIPGTGADGRVTKDDLMAFLQTRGTAPAQSAAQEFTKTATFTVPLPIPPASATPQYRTQAGDEIIEMDRMRRLISDHMVSSIHTSAHVTSFVEADVTNLVYWREKNKAKFEAREGEKITFTPIFIEAVARAIVDMPMINVSVNGTQIIKKKDINIGMATALPSGNLIVPVIRRADGLNLTGLVKTVNDLAGRARNNKLRPDDTADGTFTVTNIGMFGNIMGTPIINQPQVAILAIGTIKKKPAVLETPTGDVIAIRHMMYLSLSYDHRVVDGSLGGSFIKRVADYLENWDLNREV; encoded by the coding sequence ATGGCTAAATACCAGCTGCTGCTGCCAAAAATGGGCGAAAGTGTTGCCGAAGCAACAGTAATCAACTGGCTTAAAAATCCCGGAGATAAGATTGAAGCGGACGATATTGTTGTAGAAATTGCTACCGATAAGGTTGACTCCGAAGTCCCTTCGCCGGTTAGCGGTACATTGTTAGAGGTGCTTTATCAAAAAGATGAAGTGGCCCAGGTAGGCAGCCCTATTGCTATAATTGAAATTGAAGGAGAGGCCGAAGAATCAACTCAACAACAGGAAACTCCTGTCCAACAACCTACCGAAACTCCGCAAGCAGAACAGGTTGAAGAACCCGTACGCGACCCGGAACCTGTACCTGAAGTTGAAATTGCTGAAAATATTCCGGGATTAGAGCAGCTGCCTAAGTTTGATGCACCGGTTGCGCCAACCGTACAATCGGGTGGTCTCCGCTTTTATTCACCCCTGGTGCGCAACATTGCCACTCAAGAGGGTATTACCCAGCAAGAGTTGGACAGTATACCCGGCACTGGTGCCGATGGCCGTGTAACCAAAGACGACCTGATGGCTTTCCTGCAAACCCGTGGTACGGCTCCGGCACAAAGCGCAGCCCAGGAGTTTACAAAAACGGCTACATTTACTGTACCGCTGCCAATTCCACCTGCGTCGGCAACTCCGCAATATCGCACTCAAGCGGGCGACGAGATTATCGAAATGGACCGTATGCGCCGTTTAATTTCGGACCATATGGTATCGAGTATACATACCTCTGCACACGTAACCTCATTTGTGGAGGCCGATGTAACCAATCTGGTATACTGGCGCGAAAAGAACAAAGCTAAATTTGAAGCTCGCGAAGGTGAGAAGATCACCTTTACCCCTATATTCATAGAGGCTGTAGCCCGTGCTATTGTTGATATGCCGATGATTAACGTATCGGTTAACGGCACGCAAATCATCAAAAAGAAAGATATTAACATAGGTATGGCCACAGCCCTGCCAAGTGGAAATTTGATCGTTCCGGTAATACGTCGTGCCGATGGTTTAAACCTTACTGGCTTAGTTAAAACCGTTAATGATCTGGCCGGCCGCGCCCGTAACAACAAACTCCGCCCCGATGATACTGCCGATGGTACCTTTACCGTAACCAATATTGGTATGTTTGGCAATATTATGGGTACGCCTATTATTAACCAGCCACAGGTAGCCATATTAGCCATAGGCACCATTAAAAAGAAACCTGCCGTATTAGAAACCCCAACCGGCGATGTAATTGCTATACGCCACATGATGTACCTATCGCTATCATACGACCACCGCGTGGTTGATGGCTCATTAGGCGGCTCCTTCATAAAGCGCGTTGCTGATTACCTGGAGAACTGGGATCTGAACAGGGAAGTGTAA
- a CDS encoding competence/damage-inducible protein A — MLAEIITIGDEILIGQIIDTNSAWMAQELNAVGIRIKQISSVSDDREHILKALDEAQQRADIILITGGLGPTKDDITKKTLAGYFGVDMRLDEEALANVTRIFAKYNRPLLEVNRQQAMVPANCEVLNNHNGTAPGMWFNHNGKVLVSMPGVPHEMMYMMEQQVIPKLKETFTLPVIIHKTLLTVGEGESFLAERIADIEDSLPPYIKLAYLPKLGQVRLRLSSYGDDRYLLQAELDGFATQLTQRLGNIVAADEDIALEKAIMNRLEERGETISIAESCTGGYLSHLFTQHAGSSATFLGGAVSYSNQLKESILGVNPATIEQFGAVSEQTATEMVQGALKQFKSTYAISITGIAGPTGGTDAKPVGTVWIGVAGNGEMVVRKFQFGNKRRQNIERSAITALGMLNTLLAAK; from the coding sequence ATGCTTGCAGAAATTATTACCATTGGCGATGAAATACTCATAGGCCAGATCATTGATACCAACTCGGCCTGGATGGCGCAGGAACTGAACGCTGTGGGCATCAGGATTAAACAAATTTCATCGGTAAGCGACGACAGGGAGCACATCCTTAAAGCACTCGACGAAGCTCAACAACGAGCCGATATTATATTGATTACCGGCGGCCTTGGCCCCACTAAAGACGATATTACCAAGAAAACCCTGGCCGGGTATTTTGGGGTAGATATGCGGTTGGATGAGGAAGCATTAGCTAATGTAACCCGCATTTTTGCCAAGTACAACCGCCCGCTATTGGAGGTTAACCGCCAGCAAGCTATGGTACCTGCCAATTGTGAGGTATTAAATAACCATAACGGCACTGCACCGGGCATGTGGTTTAACCATAATGGTAAAGTTTTAGTGTCGATGCCGGGCGTGCCGCACGAGATGATGTACATGATGGAGCAGCAGGTAATTCCTAAACTAAAGGAAACTTTTACCCTGCCGGTTATCATTCACAAAACATTGCTTACCGTTGGCGAGGGCGAATCATTTTTAGCTGAACGTATTGCCGATATTGAAGATAGCTTGCCACCGTACATTAAACTGGCCTATTTGCCCAAATTAGGGCAGGTGCGCCTGCGTTTAAGCAGCTATGGCGACGATAGATACCTATTACAGGCCGAGCTTGACGGCTTTGCCACACAACTCACCCAACGCTTAGGAAACATTGTTGCAGCCGATGAAGACATTGCGCTCGAAAAAGCAATTATGAATCGTTTAGAAGAACGTGGTGAAACCATCTCCATAGCCGAAAGCTGTACCGGTGGCTATTTATCACATTTGTTTACACAGCATGCCGGTTCATCGGCCACGTTTTTAGGTGGAGCTGTATCTTATTCCAATCAGCTTAAAGAAAGTATATTGGGTGTTAATCCTGCTACGATTGAGCAATTTGGTGCCGTGAGTGAGCAAACTGCAACAGAAATGGTACAGGGAGCTTTAAAGCAGTTTAAATCAACCTACGCTATCTCCATAACCGGCATAGCAGGCCCAACCGGCGGCACTGATGCTAAGCCTGTTGGCACCGTATGGATAGGTGTGGCCGGTAACGGAGAGATGGTTGTACGCAAGTTTCAGTTTGGCAACAAACGCCGCCAAAACATCGAGCGTTCGGCCATTACGGCCTTAGGGATGCTGAATACTTTGCTTGCTGCTAAGTAA
- a CDS encoding putative LPS assembly protein LptD — translation MKFIRFFFLFASVWVVSAIAVARHHTYLKPTLAADTLIKLDSVKDKRLLRIKQRGNKRNATADTTKKKLPTDTTKKNKGGLQSVVKSVADDSTYTDADKKITYLFGNARVTYEDFSLDADYIRIDQKNHLIFASGRRDLRSGRYNNRPIAKNGNENPLTADSIIYNYQTKRAYSYNTSTESDGNFITGGEAKKLNETEVAYHNILFSTCSLPYPHTHFGIVITKGIGEKNRIISGPAYLEIAGVPLPIAVPFGFFPKPNSRSSGVLLPSFGEDNRLGFFLRNFGYYWPVNDYLDLTTMASYYSKGSIEIGTTARYLKRYKYTGSLALNFGSHNYGVSGDPFVKDYNIQWSHSQDANANPGTTFSASVNAATSSYFSNNTATTNYNIQQLTQTNLRSSIAYSHTFAGTPFSLTANLGHSQDLAKKTVTLELPTFNLNMTSISPFDSKDRVGEQKWYQRLTVSYTLQGTNKINAVPESQLFTKETLTKRLQSGLQHQIPIGLNLNVLKYFQFNTSANYTERWYFQTIRKRYPRGAIGNNETPIVDTVQGFSRAGDYSLNGGFSTKVYNTLQFKGKGALRAIRHVMTPSLSFNYRPDFGDPSYGYYRRAVSDAVVPYPSTSQLYSIYESSVYGGPSSGKFAGISFSLDNTIEAKMRARSTDTSGADRKVSLLQGLSLNTSYNFAVDSFRLSPISLNAHTALFNQKVSVSLNGTLDPYVTQLRDSVSNGALVRYTRRIDRYTFSQGRFPTLTNMSASVSFSLNSQSNKPKPPTGQALANMTPMQAQQLALIDNDPSRYVDFNVPYNVSLNFNFNYSNTYVTKTTSSTVSASGDVNVSPKWKIQYTTNYDFKAQKIGITQFSIYRDLHCWDLSFRWTPFGLYKSFSVDLRVKASILQDLKLSKRKDYYNN, via the coding sequence TTGAAATTTATCAGGTTCTTTTTTCTGTTTGCAAGTGTTTGGGTAGTAAGTGCAATAGCGGTTGCCAGGCATCATACCTACTTAAAACCAACATTAGCGGCCGATACCTTAATTAAACTCGACTCTGTTAAAGACAAGCGTTTGTTAAGGATAAAGCAACGCGGCAATAAGCGTAATGCCACTGCCGATACCACCAAAAAGAAACTTCCTACCGATACGACTAAAAAAAACAAAGGAGGTTTACAGTCGGTTGTAAAATCAGTTGCCGACGACTCCACCTATACCGATGCTGACAAAAAAATAACCTATTTGTTTGGTAATGCCCGTGTAACATACGAAGATTTTTCGTTGGATGCCGATTATATTCGCATTGATCAGAAAAACCACCTCATTTTTGCCAGCGGACGGCGAGATTTACGTTCTGGGCGTTACAATAACCGCCCCATTGCCAAAAATGGTAATGAGAATCCGCTAACGGCCGACTCTATTATTTATAACTACCAAACCAAGCGTGCCTACTCATACAATACTTCTACCGAGAGCGATGGCAACTTTATAACCGGTGGCGAGGCTAAAAAACTGAACGAAACAGAGGTAGCCTACCATAATATATTGTTCAGCACCTGTTCATTGCCTTACCCGCACACGCACTTTGGTATAGTTATTACCAAGGGTATTGGCGAAAAGAACCGCATCATATCAGGCCCGGCTTACCTGGAAATTGCAGGTGTGCCCCTACCCATAGCCGTACCGTTCGGCTTTTTCCCCAAGCCTAACAGCCGCTCATCGGGCGTGTTACTGCCATCATTCGGCGAGGATAATCGCCTGGGTTTCTTTTTACGTAATTTTGGTTACTACTGGCCGGTTAACGATTATCTGGATTTAACCACCATGGCCAGCTATTACTCCAAAGGCTCTATTGAGATTGGTACAACGGCGCGTTACCTCAAACGTTATAAATACACCGGTAGCCTGGCGCTCAATTTTGGATCGCACAACTACGGTGTATCGGGCGACCCATTTGTTAAAGATTATAATATTCAATGGAGCCACTCGCAGGATGCTAATGCTAATCCGGGTACTACGTTCAGCGCTTCGGTTAACGCGGCTACATCAAGTTATTTTTCAAATAATACGGCCACTACCAATTATAATATACAGCAGTTAACGCAAACTAACTTACGCTCGTCAATTGCCTACTCGCATACTTTTGCCGGTACGCCGTTCAGTTTAACCGCCAACCTTGGCCACAGCCAGGATTTGGCTAAAAAAACCGTAACACTGGAGCTACCCACCTTTAACTTAAACATGACCTCCATAAGTCCTTTCGATTCCAAAGACCGGGTGGGCGAGCAAAAATGGTATCAGCGTTTAACGGTAAGCTATACTTTACAGGGTACCAACAAAATTAATGCGGTGCCCGAATCGCAATTATTTACCAAAGAAACACTTACCAAAAGGCTTCAAAGCGGTTTACAACACCAAATCCCAATTGGCTTAAACCTCAACGTGCTTAAATATTTCCAGTTTAATACCAGTGCCAACTATACCGAACGCTGGTACTTCCAAACCATACGCAAGCGTTACCCACGCGGTGCCATTGGCAATAACGAAACCCCGATCGTTGATACCGTTCAAGGCTTTAGCCGTGCCGGTGATTACTCTTTAAATGGTGGTTTCTCTACCAAAGTTTACAACACGTTGCAGTTTAAAGGCAAAGGTGCTTTAAGAGCCATACGCCACGTTATGACGCCATCGCTCAGCTTTAACTACCGTCCTGATTTTGGCGACCCATCATACGGCTATTACCGCCGTGCGGTGAGCGATGCCGTTGTGCCTTACCCTTCAACCTCGCAACTGTATTCTATTTATGAAAGTTCGGTATATGGCGGGCCAAGCTCGGGTAAATTTGCCGGTATCAGCTTTTCATTAGATAATACCATCGAAGCCAAAATGCGCGCCCGTAGTACTGATACCTCTGGTGCCGACCGTAAAGTTTCGTTACTGCAAGGTTTAAGCTTAAACACTTCGTACAACTTCGCCGTCGATTCGTTCAGGTTATCGCCCATATCCTTAAACGCGCACACCGCTTTGTTTAACCAAAAGGTTAGCGTAAGCTTAAACGGTACATTAGACCCATATGTAACCCAACTGCGCGACTCGGTAAGCAATGGCGCGCTTGTAAGATATACCCGTCGTATTGACCGTTATACCTTTTCACAAGGTCGTTTCCCAACGCTTACCAATATGTCGGCCTCGGTTAGCTTTAGTTTAAATTCGCAAAGCAATAAGCCTAAACCGCCAACCGGGCAGGCACTGGCCAACATGACCCCTATGCAGGCGCAGCAACTGGCCCTCATTGATAACGACCCCAGCCGTTATGTTGACTTTAACGTGCCTTACAACGTAAGCCTTAATTTTAACTTTAACTATAGTAATACTTACGTAACCAAAACCACATCAAGCACGGTGAGCGCCAGCGGCGATGTCAACGTATCGCCTAAGTGGAAAATACAGTATACCACCAACTACGATTTTAAGGCTCAAAAAATAGGTATCACCCAGTTCTCTATCTATCGCGATCTGCATTGCTGGGATCTGTCTTTCCGCTGGACACCCTTTGGCTTATACAAATCGTTCAGTGTTGATTTACGTGTTAAAGCCTCAATTTTGCAGGACCTAAAACTTTCTAAACGGAAAGACTATTACAACAACTAA
- a CDS encoding N-acetylmuramoyl-L-alanine amidase family protein, with product MKNKAFNIYIYGFLALVICFINFSFTSKHPGKQDTIPPGGGFRIKTIVIDAGHGGKAAGASGEYSLEKNVTLALALKLQKAMQKELKDVNILMTRTTDVFVANGSRAVMANENKANIYISLHCNSLPNVRKVVNGKTVSVQNRSGKGVLILVNRIGRSNEQVAAIRENEYAEEEEKMSKTKAVEIDPVQAIILNAKRDTYRKQSIHLAKLINTEFTDTDNRNSLGVIEQGVQVLANTAMPSLLVETGFINNPEEEDYLNSEEGQNEIVNSIIRAVKKYKSELEQR from the coding sequence ATGAAAAATAAGGCTTTCAACATATACATTTACGGTTTCTTAGCATTAGTAATTTGTTTTATAAATTTTTCGTTCACTTCAAAACATCCTGGTAAGCAAGACACAATACCGCCCGGCGGTGGATTCAGGATTAAAACCATCGTAATTGATGCAGGCCACGGCGGCAAAGCTGCCGGTGCCTCAGGTGAATATTCGTTAGAAAAAAATGTAACGTTGGCATTAGCCTTGAAATTGCAGAAGGCTATGCAAAAAGAATTAAAAGATGTTAACATCCTCATGACCCGTACTACCGACGTGTTTGTGGCCAACGGATCGAGGGCGGTAATGGCTAACGAAAACAAGGCTAATATTTACATATCTCTGCACTGCAACTCGTTGCCTAATGTTAGAAAAGTAGTAAACGGCAAAACAGTTTCAGTACAAAACCGTTCAGGTAAGGGAGTATTAATATTGGTTAACCGTATAGGGCGTTCAAACGAGCAGGTTGCTGCCATACGCGAGAACGAATATGCCGAGGAAGAGGAAAAAATGTCGAAAACCAAGGCTGTTGAGATAGACCCGGTTCAGGCCATTATTTTGAATGCCAAACGCGATACGTATCGTAAACAAAGCATACACCTGGCAAAACTCATTAATACCGAGTTTACCGATACCGACAACCGTAACAGTTTGGGTGTAATAGAGCAGGGGGTACAGGTATTGGCTAACACGGCCATGCCATCGTTACTGGTTGAAACGGGCTTTATTAATAACCCTGAAGAGGAAGATTATTTAAACTCTGAAGAAGGGCAAAACGAGATTGTTAACTCGATAATCAGAGCGGTTAAAAAATATAAAAGCGAATTAGAACAAAGATAA
- a CDS encoding MlaD family protein, whose amino-acid sequence MKISNETKIGALTAVGIAILILGFSYLKGNDVFSSSNKFYAIYRNVEGLTLSKPVLVNGFQIGHVSNMTLQTESGFTVVEFKIDPKYPIPVNSIARLESTDLLGSKAIVFELGNSREVAENQDTLRADIQGSLAQSLQPVQRKAEVLMDKVDSSLAAINKILNPEFQRNIDRSFLSIANSLQTLEGTTKKIDRLVAGQTGHINGIMTNAEALTASLRASTVRLNATTANFERLSNDLANSNIKETLDNANKTMSDLQQTVAKINNGKGSLGLLMNDDKMYNNLNAASENLNNLFIDLKAHPKRYVSFSVFGRKAD is encoded by the coding sequence TTGAAAATATCTAACGAAACCAAAATAGGCGCATTAACAGCCGTAGGCATTGCTATATTAATTTTAGGTTTTAGCTACCTTAAAGGCAACGATGTTTTTTCATCGTCGAATAAATTTTATGCTATATACCGCAACGTTGAAGGATTAACCCTATCAAAACCGGTATTAGTTAATGGTTTTCAAATTGGGCACGTATCAAACATGACGCTACAAACTGAGAGCGGCTTTACGGTAGTTGAGTTTAAAATTGATCCCAAATACCCTATTCCTGTAAATAGTATAGCACGTTTAGAAAGTACCGACTTATTAGGCAGTAAAGCTATTGTGTTTGAATTGGGTAACAGCCGCGAGGTTGCCGAAAACCAGGACACGCTCCGCGCCGATATTCAAGGTAGTCTTGCGCAAAGCCTGCAACCTGTACAGCGCAAAGCCGAAGTGCTGATGGATAAAGTTGACTCAAGCTTAGCTGCTATCAATAAAATATTAAACCCCGAATTTCAGCGTAATATCGACCGCAGCTTTTTGAGCATTGCCAATTCGCTGCAAACATTAGAAGGTACTACCAAAAAAATTGACCGTTTGGTTGCCGGTCAAACTGGCCACATTAATGGCATTATGACCAATGCCGAGGCCTTAACCGCCAGCTTGCGTGCCAGCACGGTACGTTTAAATGCTACCACGGCTAACTTTGAGCGCCTGAGTAACGATTTGGCAAATTCAAACATTAAAGAAACGCTTGATAACGCTAATAAAACCATGTCCGATCTGCAGCAAACCGTTGCTAAAATTAACAATGGTAAAGGTTCATTAGGTTTATTGATGAACGACGATAAGATGTACAACAATCTTAACGCTGCATCAGAAAACCTTAACAATCTGTTTATCGACTTGAAAGCACATCCTAAACGCTACGTGAGCTTCTCTGTGTTTGGGCGTAAGGCTGATTAA